One part of the Streptococcus sp. oral taxon 431 genome encodes these proteins:
- a CDS encoding aminopeptidase, with protein sequence MVLPNFKENLEKYAKLLVANGVNVQPGHTLALSIDVEQRELAHLIVKEAYALGAHEVIVQWADDFVNREKFLHAPMERLDNVPEYKIAEMNYLLENKASRLGVRSSDPGALNGVDAEKLSASAKAMGIAMKPMRIATQSNKVSWTVAAAAGLEWAKKVFPNAASDEEAVDLLWDQIFKTCRIYEEDPVKAWEKHAAILKSKAEMLNKEQFSALHYTAPGTDLTLGLPKNHVWESAGAINAQGEGFLPNIPTEEVFTAPDFRRADGYVTSTKPLSYNGNIIEGIKVTFENGQIVDITAEKGDQVMKDLVFKNAGARALGECALVPDPSPISQSGITFFNTLFDENASNHLAIGAAYATSVVGGAEMSEEELEAAGLNRSDVHVDFMIGSNQMDIDGIREDGTRVPLFRNGDWAI encoded by the coding sequence ATGGTTTTACCAAATTTTAAAGAAAATCTAGAAAAATACGCTAAGCTTTTGGTTGCAAACGGAGTGAACGTGCAACCTGGTCACACCTTGGCTCTCTCTATCGATGTGGAGCAACGCGAGTTGGCTCACTTAATCGTCAAAGAAGCCTATGCACTTGGAGCTCACGAAGTTATCGTTCAATGGGCAGATGACTTTGTAAATCGTGAGAAATTCCTTCACGCGCCGATGGAGCGTTTGGACAATGTACCAGAATACAAGATCGCTGAGATGAACTACCTTCTTGAAAACAAAGCAAGTCGTCTCGGTGTTCGTTCTTCTGATCCAGGTGCCTTGAACGGAGTGGATGCGGAAAAGCTCTCAGCTTCTGCCAAAGCTATGGGAATTGCCATGAAGCCAATGCGTATCGCAACTCAATCCAACAAGGTGAGCTGGACTGTAGCTGCTGCAGCTGGACTCGAGTGGGCTAAGAAGGTCTTTCCAAATGCTGCAAGCGATGAAGAAGCAGTAGATCTCCTTTGGGACCAAATCTTCAAAACTTGCCGTATCTACGAAGAAGATCCAGTTAAGGCTTGGGAAAAACATGCTGCTATCCTCAAGAGCAAGGCGGAAATGCTCAATAAAGAGCAATTCTCAGCCCTTCACTACACAGCACCAGGAACTGATTTGACACTTGGCTTGCCGAAGAACCACGTTTGGGAATCTGCTGGAGCAATCAATGCTCAAGGTGAAGGATTCTTGCCAAATATACCAACAGAAGAAGTCTTTACGGCTCCTGACTTCCGTCGCGCAGATGGTTATGTCACTTCTACAAAACCTCTTAGCTACAATGGAAATATTATCGAAGGGATCAAAGTGACATTTGAAAATGGTCAAATCGTTGATATCACAGCCGAAAAGGGTGACCAGGTTATGAAGGACCTTGTCTTTAAGAATGCTGGTGCGCGTGCCTTGGGTGAGTGTGCCTTGGTACCAGATCCAAGTCCAATTTCTCAGTCAGGTATTACCTTCTTTAACACCCTTTTCGATGAAAATGCTTCTAACCACTTGGCTATTGGTGCAGCTTACGCAACTAGCGTTGTTGGTGGAGCAGAGATGAGTGAAGAAGAGCTTGAAGCTGCAGGACTTAACCGTTCTGATGTTCACGTTGACTTTATGATTGGTTCGAACCAAATGGATATCGATGGTATCCGTGAGGATGGAACACGCGTACCACTCTTCCGCAATGGAGATTGGGCAATTTAA
- a CDS encoding GlsB/YeaQ/YmgE family stress response membrane protein produces MIGSMFVGLLIGLLAGAITNRGERMGCFGKMFLGWIGAFLGQLIFGSWGPSLSGTAIIPSVLGAMILLAIFWERGS; encoded by the coding sequence ATGATTGGAAGTATGTTTGTCGGGCTTTTAATCGGACTACTAGCAGGAGCTATCACCAATCGTGGCGAACGTATGGGTTGCTTCGGGAAAATGTTTCTCGGCTGGATTGGTGCCTTTTTAGGACAATTAATCTTTGGTTCTTGGGGACCAAGCCTAAGCGGTACAGCCATTATCCCATCAGTTCTGGGGGCTATGATTTTGCTAGCCATTTTCTGGGAAAGAGGAAGCTGA
- a CDS encoding LysR family transcriptional regulator: MRIQQLHYIIKIVETGSMNEAAKQLFITQPSLSNAVRDLENEMGIEIFIRNPKGITLTRDGMEFLSYARQVVEQTQLLEERYKNPIAHRELFSVSSQHYAFVVNAFVSLLKKSDMEKYELFLRETRTWEIIDDVKNFRSEVGVLFLNSYNRDVLSKMLDDNHLVAHHLFTAQPHIFVSKTNPLAKRDKVRLADLEDFPYLSYDQGTHNSFYFSEEILSQEHHKKSIVVSDRATLFNLLIGLDGYTIATGILNSNLNGDNIVSIPLDIDDPIELVYIQHEKTSLSKMGERFIEYLLEEVRFDS; the protein is encoded by the coding sequence ATGAGAATTCAACAATTACACTATATTATCAAAATCGTAGAGACTGGTTCGATGAATGAGGCTGCCAAGCAACTTTTCATTACACAACCGAGTCTATCAAATGCTGTTCGTGACCTAGAAAATGAGATGGGAATTGAGATTTTTATCCGAAATCCTAAGGGAATTACCCTTACACGTGATGGGATGGAGTTTCTATCCTATGCCCGTCAGGTTGTCGAACAAACGCAACTTCTAGAAGAACGTTATAAGAATCCAATCGCTCATCGCGAGCTTTTTAGTGTGTCTTCGCAACACTATGCCTTTGTGGTCAATGCTTTTGTTTCCTTGCTTAAGAAAAGCGATATGGAAAAGTACGAGCTTTTTTTGCGTGAAACCAGAACTTGGGAGATTATCGATGATGTCAAGAACTTCCGAAGTGAAGTGGGAGTTCTCTTTTTAAATAGCTATAACCGGGACGTTCTTTCAAAGATGTTAGACGACAACCATCTAGTTGCCCACCATCTCTTTACAGCCCAACCCCATATCTTTGTCAGCAAGACCAACCCTCTTGCTAAGAGAGACAAGGTGCGATTGGCAGACCTAGAAGACTTCCCATATTTGAGCTATGACCAAGGTACCCATAATTCCTTCTATTTCTCAGAGGAGATTCTATCTCAGGAACACCACAAGAAATCCATCGTTGTTAGTGACCGTGCGACCTTGTTCAATCTCTTGATTGGTTTGGACGGTTATACCATAGCGACAGGTATCCTCAATAGTAATCTTAATGGAGACAATATCGTCTCGATTCCACTTGATATTGATGATCCCATTGAGCTGGTTTATATCCAGCATGAGAAAACAAGCTTGTCCAAGATGGGTGAACGCTTCATCGAGTATTTGCTTGAAGAAGTTCGTTTTGATAGCTAA